One Takifugu rubripes chromosome 19, fTakRub1.2, whole genome shotgun sequence genomic window carries:
- the LOC101064576 gene encoding MICOS complex subunit Mic10-like: MADVQGRKWDRCLADTAVKTVTGLGVGIVFSILCFKRRIWPVSLGSGLGLGMGYANCQHELSSPYRVHMLKDQR, encoded by the exons ATGGCGGATGTACAGGGGCGGAAATGGGACCGATGTCTCGCCGACACAGCGGTGAAAACAG TAACTGGTCTCGGTGTGGGCATTGTGTTCTCCATTCTTTGCTTCAAAC GTCGCATATGGCCCGTCTCTTTGGGCTCTGGTTTGGGTCTGGGGATGGGATATGCAAACTGCCAGCATGAGCTCAGCTCACCGTATCGGGTTCACATGTTGAAG GACCAACGATGA